In Trichocoleus desertorum NBK24, the following are encoded in one genomic region:
- a CDS encoding glutamate-5-semialdehyde dehydrogenase: protein MIASQVASLSLPDLARQTRQAARKLATLPAEAKNQAIEAIAHALEAAAPDILAANAADCEAAQTAGISSSLYARLKLDENKLKAAIAGVRDVGRLADPVGQVQIHRELDQGLVMKRVSCSLGVLGVIFEARPDAVMQISSLALKSGNGVILKGGQEAVRSCEALVKAIHAGLAQTEIDPAVVQLLTTREETLELLKLDQYVDLIIPRGSNSFVRFVQDNTRIPVLGHADGICHLYVDKAADIKKAVAIAVDSKTQYPAACNAIETLLVHQDIASEFLLEAAPALQAKNVELRGADRTRAILNIAVATDADWSTEYSDLILSIKVVDDLAAAIDHINTYGSRHTEAIATEDPNAATQFLAEVDAAGVYQNCSTRFADGFRYGFGAEVGISTQKMPPRGPVGLEGLVTYKYEITGDGHIAATYAGSNAKPFTHRDL from the coding sequence ATGATCGCGTCTCAAGTTGCTTCCCTGTCTCTTCCCGATCTGGCTCGACAAACCCGCCAAGCAGCGCGTAAGTTGGCTACCTTGCCAGCCGAGGCGAAAAATCAAGCGATTGAAGCGATCGCCCATGCCCTAGAAGCTGCCGCTCCTGATATTTTGGCTGCCAATGCTGCTGACTGTGAAGCCGCCCAAACCGCAGGCATCAGTAGCTCTCTCTATGCTCGCTTAAAGCTGGACGAAAACAAACTGAAAGCAGCGATCGCGGGAGTCCGAGATGTGGGGCGCTTGGCTGATCCAGTGGGGCAGGTGCAAATTCACCGCGAACTCGATCAAGGCTTGGTGATGAAGCGGGTTTCTTGCTCGTTGGGTGTGTTGGGCGTAATTTTTGAAGCACGCCCTGATGCCGTCATGCAGATTTCCTCACTGGCGCTCAAGTCTGGGAATGGGGTAATTCTCAAAGGTGGACAGGAAGCAGTGCGCTCTTGCGAAGCCTTGGTGAAAGCGATTCATGCAGGTTTAGCTCAGACCGAAATTGATCCTGCTGTTGTGCAACTCTTAACCACCCGTGAAGAAACCTTAGAGTTGCTAAAGCTCGATCAATATGTGGATTTGATTATCCCCAGAGGCTCCAACTCTTTCGTGCGCTTCGTCCAAGACAACACGCGGATTCCCGTATTGGGGCACGCCGATGGTATTTGTCACTTGTATGTAGACAAAGCGGCTGACATCAAGAAAGCTGTGGCGATCGCCGTAGACTCCAAAACTCAATATCCTGCCGCTTGCAATGCGATCGAGACATTGTTAGTTCACCAAGACATTGCTTCTGAGTTCCTGCTAGAAGCGGCTCCTGCGCTCCAAGCGAAAAATGTAGAACTGCGGGGAGCCGATCGCACTAGAGCTATTTTGAATATTGCTGTTGCCACCGATGCCGACTGGTCTACTGAGTACAGCGATTTAATTCTGTCTATCAAAGTGGTAGATGACCTAGCTGCCGCGATCGACCATATCAACACCTACGGCTCTCGTCATACAGAAGCGATCGCCACTGAAGATCCCAATGCGGCAACTCAATTCCTCGCTGAAGTGGATGCGGCTGGGGTATACCAAAATTGCTCGACTCGCTTTGCTGATGGCTTCCGCTACGGCTTTGGGGCAGAAGTGGGAATCAGCACCCAAAAGATGCCACCTCGCGGCCCTGTCGGTTTGGAAGGGTTGGTGACTTACAAGTACGAGATCACCGGAGATGGACATATTGCTGCCACATACGCTGGCTCCAACGCCAAACCCTTCACCCACCGGGATCTGTAG
- the folB gene encoding dihydroneopterin aldolase, with protein MDCIQLTGIRAYGYTGFLPEEQVLGQWFEVDLTLWLDLSKSGASDRIEDTLDYRNAIETVKQLIKTSKFALVERLASAIAEAMLQLPAHPSQPVVEQVRVQLSKPAAPIPDFGGRITIDITRTR; from the coding sequence ATGGACTGCATTCAACTGACGGGAATTCGCGCTTACGGTTACACAGGCTTTTTGCCAGAAGAACAAGTTTTAGGTCAATGGTTTGAAGTGGATTTAACCTTGTGGCTGGATTTGTCTAAGTCAGGGGCCAGCGATCGCATTGAAGACACACTGGATTACCGCAACGCCATCGAAACAGTAAAGCAACTGATTAAAACCAGCAAATTCGCCTTGGTCGAAAGATTAGCTAGCGCGATCGCCGAGGCTATGCTACAACTGCCTGCTCACCCCAGCCAACCAGTTGTAGAGCAAGTCCGCGTGCAGTTGTCTAAACCTGCTGCCCCCATTCCCGATTTCGGCGGCAGAATTACCATCGACATTACCCGCACTCGTTAG
- a CDS encoding prohibitin family protein: MTGKSTRSALPNPHGMQPLPSASTALYIAGGVVFLLGAILFRPFVIINAGERGVVMHFGKVQNQVLDEGIHPIMPVLTSVKKLNVRVQKNDINARAASKDLQDVTTEVAINWHIDPTQVNTVYQRIGNNEQIVSGIITPAVSEVLKAATAKKNVEEILTKRTELKGEIDDQLKKRLASYGLLVDDVSLVNFGFSPEFNKAIEAKQIAEQEAKQAEFTALRAKQDAEAAVNRAKGQAEAQRLQRLTLTPELLQQQAIEKWDGRFPAVMGGNGSLPLINIDPATLNQRR; this comes from the coding sequence ATGACTGGAAAGTCAACTCGATCGGCATTACCCAACCCACACGGAATGCAACCTCTGCCATCCGCTAGTACTGCTCTCTACATTGCTGGGGGAGTAGTCTTTCTGCTGGGAGCCATTCTTTTTCGGCCCTTCGTCATCATCAACGCCGGGGAGCGAGGCGTGGTGATGCACTTTGGCAAAGTTCAAAATCAAGTCTTGGATGAAGGCATCCACCCAATAATGCCCGTTCTGACTTCGGTGAAAAAACTCAACGTCCGAGTGCAGAAGAACGACATTAATGCTCGTGCTGCCTCAAAGGATTTACAAGATGTCACGACTGAAGTGGCAATCAACTGGCATATCGATCCGACGCAAGTTAATACCGTCTATCAACGAATTGGCAACAACGAGCAAATTGTCAGCGGCATTATTACACCTGCGGTTTCTGAGGTACTGAAAGCGGCAACTGCCAAGAAGAATGTAGAAGAAATTCTCACCAAGCGCACCGAGCTAAAAGGCGAAATTGATGACCAGTTGAAGAAGCGCTTAGCATCCTATGGGTTGCTGGTGGATGATGTTTCGCTGGTTAACTTTGGGTTTTCGCCAGAGTTCAACAAAGCGATCGAAGCAAAGCAAATTGCTGAACAAGAGGCGAAACAAGCAGAATTTACGGCCCTACGAGCCAAGCAAGATGCTGAAGCGGCTGTGAACCGCGCCAAAGGTCAAGCCGAAGCTCAAAGATTACAGCGACTTACGCTCACGCCAGAGCTATTACAACAGCAGGCGATCGAAAAGTGGGATGGTCGTTTCCCAGCGGTGATGGGCGGCAATGGCAGTCTCCCGTTGATCAACATCGATCCTGCCACCTTAAATCAGCGTCGTTAG
- a CDS encoding methyl-accepting chemotaxis protein, producing MIDFSQFKLRERILLGYGVPLFLTFAATGVVVANARQAIKQNRITEAGANIVRESDRLAMTLYKRQTHARGYLLTQNDVFAKAYEASVREYEERIAVLEKILPISGEDQVERLRRLKILGKEISQINRSLIRLVEAGKTKEASQEIVNGRILGLIDEAGRILNALTEYEDELQAERVKASEAAMRSLIVTAIAGAIAASLLAIVMGLFISSRITQTINQIVSVVAKSSTEIAEAVEQQEKTVSQQAVSVNQTTAAMDELSVASQQSAEQAESAATGARQVLVLVNGQQEKQARSNSDSLKAKVGQIADQILYLSEQTNQIGTISTLVSDLANQTNMLALNAAVEASRAGDQGKGFAVIATEIRKLADQSRKSADQIGTLVTDIQNATNSTVMVTDEGTKTVESIVAAVNNISLSNQQISLTSKQQAIAIQQVVDAMIAINQGANKTASGIGQTKVSTRQLSEATLTLKAVV from the coding sequence ATGATCGATTTTAGTCAATTCAAGCTTAGAGAGCGCATTTTATTAGGTTATGGAGTGCCATTATTTCTCACCTTTGCCGCGACAGGTGTAGTAGTTGCGAATGCTAGACAAGCGATCAAGCAAAACCGCATCACAGAAGCAGGGGCCAACATTGTTCGAGAGTCGGATCGCTTAGCAATGACTCTGTATAAGCGTCAGACCCATGCCCGTGGTTATCTCTTGACCCAAAATGATGTATTTGCAAAAGCCTATGAAGCTAGTGTTCGAGAGTATGAAGAAAGAATAGCTGTTTTAGAAAAAATACTTCCTATTTCGGGTGAGGATCAGGTTGAACGCCTGAGGAGACTAAAAATTTTAGGCAAAGAGATTTCACAAATTAATAGAAGTCTAATTAGATTGGTTGAGGCTGGCAAAACCAAGGAAGCGAGTCAAGAGATTGTGAATGGTCGCATCTTGGGTCTGATTGACGAAGCTGGAAGAATACTGAATGCCCTAACTGAATATGAAGATGAGTTGCAAGCCGAAAGAGTGAAAGCCTCTGAAGCCGCAATGCGATCGCTGATTGTGACAGCTATTGCAGGTGCGATCGCTGCGAGTTTGCTAGCAATTGTGATGGGACTATTTATTTCATCCCGCATCACTCAAACGATTAATCAGATTGTCTCAGTGGTCGCTAAATCCTCCACAGAAATTGCCGAAGCTGTAGAACAACAAGAAAAAACAGTCTCTCAACAAGCCGTTTCTGTGAACCAAACCACAGCCGCAATGGATGAACTGAGTGTTGCTTCTCAGCAATCCGCAGAGCAGGCAGAATCAGCCGCCACAGGAGCCCGTCAAGTATTGGTCTTGGTCAATGGTCAGCAGGAAAAGCAAGCCCGCAGCAATAGCGACAGCCTAAAGGCGAAAGTCGGTCAGATCGCCGATCAGATTTTGTATCTGAGTGAGCAAACCAACCAGATTGGCACCATTTCTACCTTAGTGAGTGATCTGGCGAATCAGACCAACATGCTAGCGCTAAACGCTGCTGTAGAAGCTTCTCGTGCTGGAGACCAGGGCAAAGGGTTCGCAGTCATTGCAACAGAAATCCGAAAACTTGCTGACCAAAGCCGCAAATCAGCCGATCAGATTGGCACTCTCGTGACCGATATTCAGAACGCTACCAACTCCACAGTCATGGTGACGGATGAAGGCACAAAAACCGTTGAGAGCATTGTGGCTGCGGTGAACAATATTTCCTTAAGTAACCAACAAATTTCTTTGACTTCTAAGCAGCAGGCGATCGCAATTCAGCAAGTAGTGGATGCCATGATTGCGATTAACCAAGGAGCTAACAAAACCGCGAGTGGTATCGGGCAAACGAAAGTGAGTACTCGGCAGTTGAGTGAAGCGACCCTCACGCTCAAAGCAGTGGTGTGA
- a CDS encoding M48 family metalloprotease, translating into MSSQSGALQAGIDALKQGRYSEAINLLETFCRNHSFSESKELLQAQMWLVKAYPRVGQPEKAIALCQQLSLHENPQVHTWAKQTLQTLSTATPAQPTKPTPRTAASETQPTPTGKLNRAAKAGAKLAMSGIGGSLALASGVTISLLFGMVFVLALSLVFILGSDQPGVGFGIAVGFTLVFNAIAFFISPWFMDLIQGWFYGTRWVSLPEVARYSPEAARVIQQVCAQKKLKQPRLGIINDENPTAFTYGSLPNSARLVVSQGLFTYLDDEEAATVYAHELGHIVHWDFAVMTVAATLVQITYLIYSFARRMSRGGGDNKLKDAMGTAAIAAYIFYLIGTYLVLYLSRTREYFADHFAAETTGNPNALSRALVKIAYGILEEGQRAKEPSKLIEGTRALGIYDPKAASSVGTAYRVASSPEKVGRVFLWDMFNPWGWLMELSSTHPLTGKRVRALSTYAEQLGLETEFDMARVVAESRTLNKSKLYGNFALDLLLYGAEFIGLAVGLLIGLALMSLAGWKVLVSLSLLGLGLGILVKMMVTFPDFSRAQATDVLSLMSDPYASPLRGRPVKLSGELIGRGDAGYKFGSDLKLQDPTGMMYVHYASRFGPFGNLMFGANQVQGLLGSQVNATGWFRRSIMPWVDLAQLKTVGGKTVDSYHRFWQCILGAGAIIAAIVVPVVF; encoded by the coding sequence ATGTCATCCCAATCGGGAGCGCTCCAGGCTGGAATAGACGCTCTGAAACAAGGGCGCTACTCGGAAGCCATCAACTTATTAGAAACGTTCTGTCGCAATCATTCTTTTTCAGAATCGAAAGAACTATTGCAAGCTCAGATGTGGTTAGTGAAAGCGTACCCACGTGTGGGGCAGCCTGAGAAAGCGATCGCGCTCTGCCAGCAGTTGTCGCTGCACGAAAACCCTCAGGTTCACACTTGGGCCAAGCAAACTCTCCAAACACTCTCCACTGCAACGCCCGCTCAGCCTACTAAGCCAACTCCTCGAACTGCGGCTTCAGAAACTCAGCCTACACCCACTGGCAAACTAAACCGAGCAGCTAAGGCAGGAGCCAAGCTAGCTATGTCTGGTATTGGTGGCAGTTTAGCGCTGGCTTCGGGGGTGACAATCTCCTTGCTGTTTGGCATGGTGTTTGTCCTGGCCTTGAGCTTGGTGTTTATTCTAGGTAGCGACCAGCCAGGAGTTGGTTTTGGCATTGCCGTGGGATTTACCCTGGTCTTTAATGCGATCGCCTTCTTCATTTCGCCTTGGTTCATGGACTTGATCCAAGGTTGGTTCTACGGCACTCGTTGGGTCTCTTTGCCAGAAGTGGCGCGGTATAGCCCAGAAGCCGCCAGGGTGATTCAGCAAGTTTGTGCTCAGAAAAAACTGAAACAACCTCGCCTAGGGATTATCAACGACGAAAACCCCACTGCGTTCACCTACGGCTCCTTGCCGAACAGTGCTCGCTTAGTCGTCAGCCAAGGCTTGTTCACCTACTTAGATGACGAGGAAGCTGCCACGGTGTATGCCCACGAACTAGGGCACATCGTCCATTGGGACTTTGCGGTGATGACTGTTGCCGCGACCTTGGTGCAGATCACCTATTTGATCTATAGCTTTGCCCGTCGTATGAGCCGTGGCGGTGGCGACAACAAACTCAAAGACGCAATGGGAACTGCCGCGATCGCCGCTTACATCTTTTACCTGATTGGCACCTATTTAGTTTTGTATCTCTCTCGCACCAGAGAATACTTTGCCGACCACTTCGCGGCTGAAACGACAGGCAACCCCAACGCACTCTCTCGCGCCTTGGTGAAAATTGCTTACGGCATTTTAGAAGAGGGCCAAAGAGCCAAGGAACCCAGCAAACTAATCGAAGGTACACGGGCGCTGGGCATCTACGACCCCAAAGCAGCTAGCTCAGTCGGTACCGCATACCGAGTTGCGTCTTCGCCAGAGAAAGTTGGCCGCGTCTTTCTGTGGGATATGTTCAACCCTTGGGGTTGGTTGATGGAGTTGAGTTCCACTCACCCGCTGACAGGTAAACGAGTCCGAGCCTTGAGTACCTACGCCGAACAGTTGGGTTTAGAAACTGAGTTTGATATGGCGCGTGTAGTAGCCGAAAGCCGTACTCTCAACAAAAGCAAGCTCTACGGTAACTTTGCGCTTGACCTGTTGTTGTACGGTGCTGAGTTCATTGGCTTGGCTGTCGGTCTTCTGATTGGCTTGGCGTTAATGTCGCTGGCTGGCTGGAAAGTTTTAGTCTCTCTCAGCTTGCTCGGCTTGGGTCTGGGTATCTTGGTCAAGATGATGGTGACATTCCCAGATTTCAGCCGCGCCCAAGCTACGGATGTGCTGAGCTTAATGTCGGACCCTTACGCTAGCCCACTTCGAGGTCGCCCCGTGAAACTTAGTGGGGAGCTAATTGGTCGAGGAGATGCGGGTTATAAGTTTGGTTCTGACCTGAAGCTGCAAGATCCCACAGGCATGATGTATGTCCACTATGCCTCTCGTTTTGGGCCTTTCGGCAACTTGATGTTTGGGGCTAACCAAGTACAAGGATTGCTGGGTTCGCAGGTGAACGCGACAGGTTGGTTCCGCCGTAGCATTATGCCTTGGGTAGACTTAGCTCAACTCAAGACCGTCGGTGGCAAAACGGTGGATAGCTACCATCGCTTCTGGCAGTGCATCCTAGGAGCTGGAGCCATTATTGCTGCCATTGTCGTGCCAGTCGTGTTCTAA
- a CDS encoding DUF2294 domain-containing protein has product MSATPTRGQLERTLSQRIQALYREQLGHQPSKVMCQLFDEKLAIVLEDSITPPEQLLASSGQEELAKQVRADLAKAIEPQLKELIQEVLGTEVLDLLSDGKIDTGRTGTIVVLKATPTVRDPASIPKVKKQGAEENQDGDE; this is encoded by the coding sequence ATGTCAGCTACCCCTACCCGTGGGCAACTAGAACGTACTCTCTCGCAGCGGATTCAGGCGCTTTATCGCGAACAGCTTGGGCATCAACCTAGTAAGGTGATGTGCCAACTCTTTGATGAAAAGTTAGCGATCGTTCTAGAAGACTCCATTACCCCTCCAGAGCAGTTGTTGGCGAGCAGTGGTCAAGAAGAACTCGCTAAACAAGTTCGTGCTGATCTAGCTAAAGCCATTGAGCCGCAGTTGAAGGAATTAATTCAGGAAGTTCTAGGGACCGAGGTGTTAGATCTCCTCAGCGATGGCAAAATCGACACTGGACGTACAGGTACGATCGTTGTTTTGAAAGCAACTCCCACTGTCCGTGATCCAGCTTCCATCCCCAAAGTTAAAAAGCAGGGGGCGGAGGAGAATCAAGATGGTGACGAATAA